The window TGAGGAAATTCAAGAGACAATTCAGTTTTCATTCctgtaatttatttattcatctaTTCATCTTGGTCCCCGTGTTGCCGTTCAATAGCATCATAAACTTCCTCTTAGAAATTCAATTCTACTTTTAGTTGGTTCACTGTCAAAAGTTCAATGGTCCTATTAATAGAGAGTAACAACCAAAGGTAAAGGACGTTCCTCATTATCATGTCTCTCTACTCTCCGAAGAACCTCTTTACTTCTTATAGGTTGAAGGGGAAGGGCATCTTTAACTAAGGGATATCCCATCTGGGTTAGAAAGAGGACTTCCTTTCTCATCTAGGGATCAATTAGAAACCTTGGTACATCATTGCTACCAATCAAAATACGACCTTCCTATGTTATCATTGCAACCTATATACCATCTGAAGTATTAAATGAAGGAGTGAAGTATCAAATGAAAGAGTGGGGTTGGGGAGTTCAATTAGGAACTTTGGTATATCATTGCTACCACCCAAAATACAACCTTTCTATTTTATCGTTGCTACCAATATACACAAGTGAAGCATTAGATAATAGTGGGGACGGGGGGTTCAGTTAGGAACTTTGCCATATCAATGCTACCGATCAAAATACAACCTTCCAACCATTAGATTGGGGGGATGTCAAACCCCCTAGATGAtctctctaaaattttatcaGATCTAGGCAAAAGTTCCATAACAGATGATACACACGATCGTTTCTGTCTATTAAGTTCCAATGATATTGGATGTGATTTAAGTTAGGAGGGTTTATGAGTTCTAAACAAGACATTCTCCATAAAACTTGTTGAAAACTGGTTTCCCCATGCCAAGCATTCTAACTTCCACAAATACCTTCaagatattttaatctaaatataaattcaGGGGATAACTCAAGTAATGAGCAAGAGACCAAGGGAAACATATGTATAggttacaaaaaaattaaaccaggAAATTAATATATTCTGTTCATAGGATCAATATCCTATGAACAGAAGAATGTTAAATTCAACACAAATTAGCAAGAATACACAATGAATTAATAGCAGAATTGTGAACACAGAAACAGATCTTTGTAtcaaaaactaagaaaaacatCAATCAGAAAGGCAGGACCTCATAAACCATCAAATTCAAGAATAATTACCCATGTaattcaagaaagaaaaaagaattttaattcaaagaaAACATCTTGCTGACCTTGAAGTGCGGTTGCAAGGTTCTGGGAATCCAAGAAACAGAAAATCTTGAAGCAGATTTCGGTTGGCAATTTTTCCATGTGAAGGTGGATCAGAAATGATCAGCAAATTCCTGTCCAACGAAACAAAGAATTGTGGAGAAAATtgggaagaaaagagaaagagaggaagaaatttgaagtgttgttTTGGGTTATGGATACATACAGTCTTCGTCTTCAAGCTGATTGATTTACATTTTCTCTACTTTTGAACGGATGAAGATAATTGTAATAAAGAAGAACATCAAAAAGGCCATTTTCAATTGGTGTTTCTTGAGAGTATACAAAACTAACATACTCgcccttttgttttcttctattcttcttttagattttgacACGTGTATgcatctcaaattaatttaatattttatcataataaatactatttagaaatacttttttttttttttattattattatgttttaatgTAAACaactattattataatccagattaaaataatctacCATATATCTCTATACAAActaatataattgaattgtaGTAACCTATAACTGTAATACAGTTTGCCCCAATCGCCCTCTTGCTATatacaaaagattaaaatagcACTACAATTAATCTATATAACTTGACTTAAATAGTTTTAAGTATTTgaagagaaatataaaataggaATTAGGAAATGGTATAAGGGTCTAGTTCAACAATATGTTTGCATTAGATCAattggtttcatttttataatctaaATCACGTTGGTGCACAAAAAAAGATACACCACATTGTTGTGTTATTGAATAAGTGTAATGAGGCAAAGAGTGTGATTTTTTGTTAGAACACATCTCTAATATTAGGTTGTGATATTTAGTATGCATGATTTAAATTACACTTATATACGAAAGAACATGTCGCTTCTTCATCTAACCACTTaacttaaataattgaaaCGAGGCAAAAAGATGTGATTATTTGCTCAAACATGTTATCACTCTGCAGACAAATACAAAGTACAAAAACTATAAAAGTTAGATAGAGCAATGAGGTTTAAACAGAgaggagagaaagggaaaatggaggaggaaaaagaaaaaaaaaactactaacCTAAAAACCAATGTAAAATCAGCTTTAATTTCTATCTATActcaaaaatttcaaaattagtataaattaatgtaaataaatttagatgTATCTctcttttataatatatgatttgatttaattataggaatagtttgttgttgaatttgaatattggCATTGTAGGGtaattgaaaacaatattattaccGCATGTGGATGTGTGTCTTCACCATATTAAGTGTACAATGGGTGAATAGAGTCATGCGTCTTTAAAAATTGGATATGAGCAGAGCGTGCGATAGAGTTAAAAGGAACAGTCTTTATTGAACGATGGATAGATTGACGATTGATAAACCTTATTTGTAAGCGTATTGAATCCatttccttccaaattctAATTAATGAAGGCtaaaaaacttttaagacTTCTATAAAGCTATATAACAGTCattgttatgttttataattaCTACAGTAATGTTAggatttgaatttcaaattttgttagagAATGGAACAATGGGCAGTTAACCATTCCCTTTATactgaaaaaaattgaatggaaCAATCTCTCTACATCCAAATTATCTATAGTACCCTATATGAAATTTAACtgtttaattaaagattttaaatattagttaTTTAATGTAACTGTtcaagaaagggaaaaaaaaaaacccttgaTAGCataaagtaaatgaaaatcatcatgaggatgaaaaatgaaaaagtgagCAAGGATAAGGACGAAGATAGAGAACCATTCCGAACCTCATGAACATCTCTAGCTATAAGCCACAATAGAGGCCCATGTGTTGTTGTACTTCCACTTTCTCTCCTAACTCAGCCATAAGAAGATGTTGAATCATGAACAGAACTGGAAAATGTGGTAGTTCCCATCTTACATCATAAAAGCCTGTGCTGCACTTCATCCATAAAGATCAAAAGTTATATCACCAGGCTCCATCCCTGGCCCTCAAGAAATTGAAGATGCCTCAAACTTAAAATGTTGGTTTCTTCTGAATTTCAGAGTACACCATTTTGCTGTCGACTAAGTCTCATCCATTTCTGCACCACCAGATACCTTATTCCATAGccaagagagaaaaaagaaaggtctAACCCACCAACTAAGATACTAGAGACTTAAAAAAGGAGCAGTTTGGTTGGTGAAACCCTTGATCTTTTCAATCATTCATAAGTATAATGGGGCACACGAATCAAGAAACCCAAAGGAGAAAAGTCGAGATAATATTCGTTTTCTGTTAAGCATTCTTTAGCCAACTCCATAGTAAAGGAATTGCATATATAGAATCTTCGTATGAATGCAGAGAAAGAACACTTAGAATATGAGACTGAAAAATGTCATCAATCCTGGAGCATTCGGAGGTAAAAAAAACGACCAATAATACTGATCCAAGCTGCAAGGAACCATGAAACATCTCAAATACGAATTCTCTAATTTACAGCATTTGGTAGACCCAGGAACAAGGGGTTTCAAATAAGTTTTCTTACCATGCCGATATAGGAAGAATTTGGTCTTTTTCCACATCGCAGTTAACAAAACTCTTCTCAAATAACATGCACAACTTCGGAACatagttataaatttaaaactgaaGTAAACACaacaatgaaatattaatcttATAATATACCTTTTTTTAACCCCAAAACTCACGTCTGGATATTGTCGGATCAAAATTCTCGCTAGCCGAAAATAATGagcaaatgaaaaatttatcCCACAGCACAGCTCAACAACACGTTCATAGCAAGACGTATAAAAACAGTGAGATTGTAAACATAAAAGAACGCTCCAAATCACCAGATTTCATCACAAATTAGTGTTTACGAATTTGGTCGGCCCTAACTAATACGCTCCAGTTTTTGATATCCGACTGTCACATTGCCTCAAATTCATTACTTCACCGTATGCGCAAATCCTACACAAGATTCGTCCACGATTTAGCGTGATTCAGCGTTCAAATGAACTTTTCGTTGGAGTTTACCATGtggcaaagaaaataattggtCGAGTGGGTTGAAGAGGGCATTTTTTATCACCTGTGAAATCGCATAATTCAACGCTTTCCACGATGCCCGCCACCTGACCTTGCACCAGGAAAGCGAGCAAATTGCAACCTTAAATTGACCGAGTCGCGGTCAAACTCATCGAATTTATAACCTGCAAAATCGAGCTCTGACTAATATATCTAGTAGCTACGTGTAGAACGACGAGGTAGGGAAAGAACAGATATCGAATGCAAGTCGtgtaaaatgatttgaatcaTAAATAGTCTAATATTCACCtttatgatttattataaTCAACTCTACTACGTAATTCAAAAGGGCATATCACAAAGGACTTTATTACACGCTTGGACGTATGATCTCATGGTTGAGTTCAGCAATCATGATTTAGTCTTTCTAACAATTGATGCGCACGAACCCCAATCCAAGTAAACATTTTGACGCTAAGATTACGGATGTAGAATGTTCGATCAAAAGACCATAGagataataatcaaataaaactattaaacaaaatttatcattaccAGAACCCGCAACCCCGTGCGAATCAAGACAATAGCTAAACTTCGAAACCAATCCACCTTAAATGTAATAAGCTTCACATCTGCTGAACTGAAATTAAACATGAGGTACTGGACTGAATAATCTATGACACCAAGTACACAACTAACCAGATTTCCTACTGGCCGAATGCAGGATAGGATCGAAACTCAAATTCTTCAAGCCACACAACTTGGAATCTAAGAGCCCTATGAGTTATGATACACATGCAAACACAATCCCACCTTGGAGAGGAGAGAGCCATACAATACACATGAGAAATACATCCCCAACAATGAAGGGATGATTTAATATGGCCGTCACATATGTTATATGAACTGTCAAATGCATGAGATTAAAAGACGTGTTTTAACCAAGCACCCAATATGAAATGTGGCAGCCACTTTAGATAAATTTCCCATTTGACATCAATACTGTTATTGATGTCGATAAAAGGATACGTAACCTATGAATTGTTTCCCTGTACACCACTCTTTTAAAACTGGAGCTTTCAACTTAATCTCATATTCAATATGGCAGGAAACTAGAGCGAGACTAATAGTCAAATGCCAATAATAATGCCTATACCCTTTAACAAGCCCACCAAAACAGCCTAGCTTCCTTAGCTCCTACAAAAAATATCTACCAATTACATTGTTGAATCGTATGTGCTCATGCAGTCGCACCTTTATTTCCATATTCGGCGTGTGGCTGCATGAGTAATGAAGGAGGTTGAGTTGTactaactaaaaataaacTGATTCCACACTGCTGTTCAGCTACCctgcattttgttttttacttttgactTAACTATCTCAAACAACTAATAAAGACATATAAAGAGAGATTTACCCATGTTTGGGTAAAGACACGAAAAGAAGGACATCACGAATTACGCAAAAGGAAGATGAGTAGACAACTTTTCCGTCAAGACAagccaaaataaatatataaattgaaggCACAAATTCTCCAATAGTGACCTCTGTCaggagacaaaaaaaaatgcaaatgtTTAACAGCCAGAAAACAAGGGCAGAGAAATTAATGATTAAAGCAGATGCAAGCACACCTTGTAAGGCATCCATGGCCGTGGCTGCATGGGCAGGACTCACAAAATCTACAAAACCAAGCACCACTGGATCTCTTCCAGCCTGCACAAATTAGGTAAAGAAAATCCACTTTTTAGTTAATGGTGTCCCATATTGAATGTAAACAAAGTTTATGAACTTGAACAAGTCAACTTACACTTCTGGATTCCTTGTTAACAAGTCTCACTTCTTTGTAGCCAACAAAAGGACGAAATATGTCTATAGGTGGATGTGAAGGAGACAAGATTACAATATAAGAATTCCTTTAACAATACAAGGATGGGAAATGggaaaaattttaaaggatACGAGCTACTTCACGCCGGGTACAGCTGGAAGGCAAGCCTTCCACAAATAGTGTATTAGAAGCATCAGGTGGCAGGGGCATATTAGGCCTCCCACCTCCAAAGCTCGTACTTCTATCATTAACATTTGCCCCTGAAACCACCCCCCCAAGCCCCAAGATAGGTGGATCATTCATCGGATGACCAGGAACGCCCCCACCAACAGGTCTAGCAGACTGTCCACCATAAGATGAAATTtgctggaaaaaaaaaaggttgccTGGTTGATTAGAATGAACTTGAATGAGAAAACATATAGAAAACAGAATTGAACCTTCAAAATGAAACAAGTACCGAGGTGCGTAGGTAACGTTCATAGGACTCATTGATAGAGTCAACACTTTTAATTCCTTGGAGAACAGGCCTATCATCTTGACGAGGATAATAGTTGGGCAGCTCGTGAAGACCAGAGGTATCTACAAGCCATTGAACATGAATTATGtgccaaataaataaaagaaaatgaaacaagtGATTACAAAGGAGGTTCACAAAGAATTACCTCACTTCAATCAACGGGAAATCATAACTTAAAAAGGTAAAACTACTAATTCAAGAAGCCACAAAAATCACGTGAACATTAATATACTAAACTTTCAGTTATGAAGATCAAAAGTCCACCATTTTAACTTCAAGATTTTATGAATTGGTTCATTTCTGGAAAGATACTTAAAAAGTGTTGCACTCCGTATAGAAaccacaaaattgaaattgttgaTAAATACGCATTCCTTTTGTGGCATATTTCTGAAGCCTTAAAACCAAAAAGCCACAAGCAAGAActcaattatataaaaacGGATAACTTCAAAATCGCATTAGGAACACCCACTGGCCATTCGAATCCTAAGACTCCTGAAAACCAATAAGTTTGGCTATTTGACTTCAGGAGATCCTATGTTCCACAAAACGTGATCAGCAAATCAGTAAAATTTCGATATACGGAGCAAGAAAATATGCTGAAGGATTAAAGCATCATACACAAATCACACTAAACGACGAAGAGGGGTGGTGTATAACAATACACAAAGAACCATTCTGAGAATTTCCAAACAAATCAACAGTTAAAGGATGAAGACAAGACATAAAAAGTAAACCCATCTCAAAAGACTACGGTTTTCTAACAATCCCATCTAACCCTAAGAGTTGGTAAAAACCAAAGATTGTACAATTCAGCAACTGGGGATTCAAGAAAATCCTCAAATTCAGTCACCTTAAGAAAACCCTAATTCCAAATGTAGGAAACAAAACGGGGGGGAAAAAAGAGGGGTATACCGTAATCGACGCGAGGGCGCTTGCCGACGACGGGCGGAACCGAGGACGGAGGCTGCTGCTGAGAGTCGGTATACCTCCAATAAGCGTCCGACATACTCCTACAAAAAAGGCGATGAATTTTAGGATGAAACAGGGACTGGCTACAATGTGGAACGTAGGTGAGTTCGGTTGGGTGAATTTTGATTACAATTTGAGGGGACGATCTATGatatctataatatataattttcttttctctcacGATTTCTTGCAAAGTTCATAACAACAACACACATCACAACATAATCCAACACTGCCGCCTCCTCTGtcttataattttgtatatcaaattcaataatttggGTATGAAGCTTATGAATAATACttagaaattgtttttttttccttgcgccattattatgaataatattaaaattttcatttttgtgttCATTTTGTGATTGATATTGATGGAACAATCCCCGTATTTATGAAAAAGTCATTGGATTAACGACTTCTTTAAATCATAACTGGTTCCTTCCTTTGATAGACCATATAGATGGAAATCGTAAACCTAGTCTACGATTTAGACacctatttttgtttataaaaaaatcattttcactattttttttcattaatttattaaaataataatatttttaaataaaatgaatcaaaCAGAAGTGTTGTGATAGATATGAAAGAAAACCCAAGGGGTAAAACAAAAGAACCACAACCAAGTTCTTCTTCAAGGAAAGGAAGGAGATGgaacaataacaaaacaagGCCTTGAAACTATCTGGAAGACAGGCAATCCCATTCGTTGAGTACACCAATTTCCTCCATAAGGCAACTAAGCTCATTCATCACCACTCTCTCACATCTGACAAGAATAGAAGACGAAGAAGTCACACACAATCCCAATTCCCACTCATCCATCCATCTCCCAACAAGCACGACTCAAAGGCTTTCCATCCAATGCAAGATACACACATCAACAGACCTTCATCCTATGTAACAGAGTTTTCCAACCAGGGGCAAAACCACAAGATTTCAATAAGTTTCACGTATCCCATAGAAGGACGGTAGCACTCATCCAATCCAAGCCAAATAGCTCCTTCGAAATCCTCATCCCAACAATCGACCAAACTTCAGTGCTCTCTAAAACCACCAAATAACCTTGTATAAGAAAGGAAACAAAGAGAACCAAATGccatcaaaacaaaaagggcCAAACAAAGCTGAACAAAACTATGctaaacatatttcaaaacaaaattaaataaacaactCTTATTCTATCTCTAATTTTGGTCATAGAAACGAGTGATTGTCATAAAGGTATTCAGGTATTCACTATTTCAAAGTTGAATATAGTTATGTAGACGAGCAAAAAGCGTTTGTGATGTCAAAGACATCCTTTAAATGATTCATTATTTGTATGAGACAAAGATGTGGTAAGTTGTTTTATGAATTTACTTGAAGATAAAAgcaaatttcctttttcatcttAAACCTATAGCATATTTTCCtaccaaattatttatttatttattatcttgtAACGTAGAGAGTTCacgttattaattattataagaaaattgtaacaaaattaataaaaatatttataacttatagaaaaatcaagGTAATAGATTTGTCTTTTGGTGGTTTTTCTCCCTCGAGTGTAAATGATTTGTTggttttgtattattatttttttaaaaaaaatcttaattatatttattaataatttgatgtaattttcctatttttttcattatatttttttttctaaaaacatattaaataaaggtatttttatcattaactAAGCTTTATAATGTGACACACATTAGGGTTTTGGGAGGCAGTTACagaacatttttaaagttcgagcataattttgttttttaagtaaaaatcTTTGGTAGATGATAAAACTCCATCGATCATTATCTTACTCATGAAGTATACGAACTAAGAAactaattatcttttattttatgagtCTCGATCGAAAGACAATACTATTCTAATTCTTTCATGTAAATCGACATCAACTATACATTAGATAATTATTCTCGAGGTcgtatttttttcaattttggttcattGCACCAACGAGCTAGAAGCCTAGTTAAATTAACGAGAACCTTCCCAATTTGTGAGGAGGGAAtctttttcaagttttgtGAAGTATTGGGAATTTCATTGACAAGTTGAGAGGGAAGGTGGAAGAAAAATCACATTGAAAATACATTCCACCAACCAAAATTTGACATggaattaatcaattataGCTTAGGGCTTTTCCATTCTCAACCCAAATCAAAGCATATATGCATTTGTTGCTCTATAAATCTTCTTGTCTTTTGTTATTGGTACCTTTTTACATAAAAGTTATGCTATcacattaattaaatcaaatcttGTGGCAGTgtttgtctttttattttttaaaggataaataaaatcatcttTATGAAAAGTAATGATTATCATGAGGGTAACCATAGAGGACAAAGAAATTGTTTAGGCACATTATCAAGTCTAAGCTTGAggtatttaattaatgaagtAATTTAAGAgtgataaaaagaagaaacatttttttttaaaagaaaatgtattttttgaatttaatcactaaatatataaaatactaaatcTTTTAAATGTGTTATATTATGAGtacttcttaaaaaaatattagttaaaaatagtatctttcaaattatttaagaaaatatggttctcttttttgtcttttagtaAAATACGTTGATTAAGAATGcacacaaattaaaaattgcaCCAATTGTAAAATGCAACGAGTGAAGTTTGATTCGAATTAAAATTTAACGAATATGCTtttaattccaaaaaaaaaaaaaaccttcaacATGAGAGCTTgaggaaaaacaaacattattttatGCGTAACTAAAAGTATAATTTCTCGTAGTTTTGTTCtataactaaaaattaatcCATTAATTTTGTCCGAACTTacaaattttgacaaaattttaacgCAAATGTAGCTATATCTTCAAAATCCTATTATAAAGGTTTCATTCATTTAATAACGTGAAACAAACATTTTGTTTAACAAattctttaaacaaaaatttatcaatgGGTCACTTTTACCACACTTGTCTCaagttaaaagattaaattattgCATTAATTACGAaagtttaatgaaaataaatgtgtagagtaaaaattatttcaaattaataaatttagtgCTAAAAGTGGacttttttccttccaaaattaaacaaaaactattcCTCTTAGTGTTAGAATATCTCCTCAATAGTTGTTGATACTAATGGTGAAAGACAATTCCTCTGTCTTAACTACTTCTACGTCTatgtttaaaacttat of the Cucumis sativus cultivar 9930 chromosome 3, Cucumber_9930_V3, whole genome shotgun sequence genome contains:
- the LOC101218789 gene encoding RNA-binding protein 2 isoform X2, yielding MSDAYWRYTDSQQQPPSSVPPVVGKRPRVDYDTSGLHELPNYYPRQDDRPVLQGIKSVDSINESYERYLRTSQISSYGGQSARPVGGGVPGHPMNDPPILGLGGVVSGANVNDRSTSFGGGRPNMPLPPDASNTLFVEGLPSSCTRREVAHIFRPFVGYKEVRLVNKESRSAGRDPVVLGFVDFVSPAHAATAMDALQGYKFDEFDRDSVNLRLQFARFPGARSGGGHRGKR
- the LOC101218789 gene encoding RNA-binding protein 2 isoform X1 translates to MSDAYWRYTDSQQQPPSSVPPVVGKRPRVDYDTSGLHELPNYYPRQDDRPVLQGIKSVDSINESYERYLRTSQISSYGGQSARPVGGGVPGHPMNDPPILGLGGVVSGANVNDRSTSFGGGRPNMPLPPDASNTLFVEGLPSSCTRREVAHIFRPFVGYKEVRLVNKESRSAGRDPVVLGFVDFVSPAHAATAMDALQEVTIGEFVPSIYIFILACLDGKVVYSSSFCVIRDVLLFVSLPKHG